The region CGGGCACGCCCCTACGGCAAGCGTAGCCGCGGCGAGGCACACTAACAACTCACGAACCTGGATCGGCTTCATAGCCTGTTACCATCCGCTGATCTTATTATGGACTAGGATATGATATCACAATACCGGCGATTCTGCAAGGCCCCTATGCCAATCTGGCTTACTCGGCAGCGAGGACTTCGCGGGTACCGCATCGAAGACGCCAGGCGGGAAGCTACGATCTCTGCCTCTGGCGTTGTTGAAAGAGCCTAGACGTCCTGGCCCGCGTCCGCAGCACTGCACCCAGAGAACGAACGCTGGGAACCAAAGGACGGCGCCGGGGCGTGACACGGACGCGACAAGTCGGTGCACTTCGCGGCATTTTCGTCAGGCCCCTCTGCTAGGCTGAGGCGGAGCTGGGTGCTATGATCGAGGTCATGTCTGACGGCGATGCGATTGGGGAAGACTGGATCCATGTCTGGCGGCGAGGGACAACCATCTGGGGAGACTAACGTGGCGCTGCGGTCGCCGCTGTTCGACCGCTTCGGGCGCGTGCACTCGTATCTGCGAATCTCCGTAACGGACCGATGCAACTTTCGCTGCGTGTACTGCATGCCGGCGGAGGGCATCGAGTGGCGCCCGCGCGAGGATATCCTGACATTCGAGGAGATCGTTCGGGTCACGCGCGTTTTCGTTCGGCTCGGCGTGGATAAGGTGCGCCTCACCGGCGGCGAGCCGACGCTGCGCCGAGGCATAGAGCACCTCATTTCGGCACTAGCAGCGTTGCCCGGCGTGCGCACCCTCGCGATGACCACCAACGGATTCCGGTTGCGGGAGCATGCTCACACCTATCGGGAGGCGGGCCTGACGGGGATCAACGTCAGTCTGGACTCGCTTCGACGCGAGCGCTTTCTGCAGATCACGCGACGCGACGCGCTGGATAACGTTCTCGCCGGCCTGGATGCAGCGCTGGCAGCGGGCTATGAGAAGGTGAAGCTGAACACCGTGGTGATGGCCGGCGTGAACGAAGACGAACTGCTCGACTTCGTGGAGCTGGCGCGCGACCGGCCGCTGCACGTGCGTTTCATCGAGTTCATGCCTTTTCATAACAATGGGTGGTCGGAGGGCGGCGTGTTCCCGCTGGCCCGCATGCGCGAGATCATTGGGAGCCGATACTCGCCGGAGCCCATGCACGTAGAGCCGAACGCTGTCGCTCGCGAGTGGCGCATCCCAGGGTTCCAGGGCACCATCGGCTTCATCGCTTCGATGACGGAGAGCTTCTGCTCGGGATGCAACCGGATACGACTTACCGCAGACGGCCAGGTGAAGTCGTGCCTCTTCTCGCCCGCAGAGAGCAACCTGCGAGACGTGCTGCGGTCGGGTGCGAGCGACGACGAGCTGGAGGAGCGCATCCGAACAGCGCTGTGGCTGAAGCCAAAGGAGCACCCACCGATGGAGGTGCTGTCCGCCCTGGAAAACCGTAGCATGATCGAGATCGGGGGCTAGGGGAGTGATATCCTATGACGAAGCACTGAGCCTGCTTGCGGAACATGTCCGCCCACTCGGTGCCGAGCGGGTGTCGCTCGGGCAACTCCTCGGCCGGGTGATTGCGGAGCCGGTGACGGCGCGGTGTGACATGCCGAGGTTCGACAACTCCGCGGTGGATGGCTATGCGGTGAGTGGGTCGGACCTGCCCGCTCTGCAGCGAGGGGAGGTGACGCTGGAGCTCGCCGGCACGGTTCGCGCAGGGGAAGGCCCTCGTACACTGCGCCCAGGTGAGACGGTGCAGGTATTCACCGGCGCGCCCCTGCCGGAGGGCACCGCCGCGGTGGTGATGCAGGAAGACGTGGAACGGAGCGGCGATGGCGTGCGGCTGTCGGGGCCCGTACGAGATGGGCAGCACGTTCGGCGGAGAGGCGAGGAGTTTCGCGAGGGAGATATCGTCGTGCCTTCGGGCTGTCGAGCGACCCCGGCAGTCGTAGGGGCTGTCGCGTCGGCTGGTTGGGGCTCACTTGTGGTGTATCGCCTACCTCGCGTCGGAGTACTGGTCACCGGGAACGAACTGGTACCACCCGGAGAGACGTTGCGTGATAGTGCGATCTACGACTCGAACACGCCGCTACTACTCGCGCTGCTCCGGTCGGTGGGCATCGAGGAGGTCATGGCCGCGCGGTGCGGAGACGATCCGAGTGCCACGCGTGCGGCTCTCGAGAAGTTGCTGACAGAGTGCAATGTTGTCATCACATCCGGCGGTGTGTCGGTGGGTGCGCACGATGTTGTGCGGCCTGCGCTACGCTCTCTCGGTGTGGACGAGGTGTTCTGGCGCGTAGCCATCAAGCCCGGCAAGCCCGTATTCTTCGGCGTCACCTCGGGTGAGGACCCGAAGTACGTTTTCGGACTGCCGGGGAACCCCCTGTCGGTGGCAGTGACGTTCCTCACTCTAGCACTCCCGGCACTGCGCCGTCTCGAAGGTATCACGGTGCGTGATCCGTTCACATGGCGCGCGCAACTTGCAGCACCCGCGAGGAAGAAGGTGGGGCGCGTGGAGTTCGTGCCGTGCGTGATCCGTGGCGATCGGTCGCTGACCGCTGAACCGATCGCGGAGCGCGGATCGCACATGTTGGGTGGTTTCTCACGCGCTAACGGCATGTTCCGGTTCCCGCTGGAGTGCGAACTGCTGCACGAAGGCGAAGATGTGGCAGTGTGTACGCTGCCATGGGGGGTGCTCGAGTGACCAAACATGTGCGTGTGCGCTATTTCGCGGTGCTGCGCGAGGAGCGAGGTCGAGACGTGGACGAGCTGGACACCAGTGTGCACACCTCCGGTGAGTTGTATGATGCGCTCGAGGCAAAGTACGGATTCAGTCTTCCACGGCACTTGGTAGGAGTTGCGGTGAATGGGCGTCTGGTTACTAGGGAAACCGTCCTGAACGACGGTGACGAGGTGGTGTTCTTGCCACCGGTTGCAGGGGGATAACATGTTTCGCATCACTGCCGATGTCATCCGAGAAGAATCGCCACTGGACCCGGCAGCAGGCGCCTACGTCGTGTTCGAAGGACGTGTGCGCGACACGAACCAAGGGCGCCGCGTGCTCGCCGTCGAGTATGAAGCGCACGAGGACCTCGCCTTCACCACGGGCGAGTCGGTGCTTGCGGAGGCTCGTAAGCGCTACGGGCTGCAGGACGCGAGGTGCGTGCACCGCATAGGGCGGTTGAATGTGGGTGATACCGCCGTGTGGGTGTGCGCGGTGGCGGGCCATCGCTCGGAGGCATTCGCTGCCTGCCGCTATATCATAGACGAAGTGAAGCGCAGAGTGCCCGTCTGGAAGAAAGAACACTATGAAGAAGGCGGCGCAGAGTGGCTCCGCGGTGAGCCGCTAGGTGCAGAAAGTTTGACCGAAGAAGCTTACTACTCCAGGCAGACGCTCCTCCCAGAGCTCGCGTCAGGAGGGCAGGAGCGACTTAGGAGTGCACGCGTGCTGGTAGTGGGTGCCGGCGGGCTAGGCTGCGCTGCCCTGCCCTATCTGGTTGCCGCTGGAGTGGGACAGGTGTCCGTGTGCGACTCGGATGTCTTGGACGTGAGCAACCTCCACCGACAGGTGCTCTACTCTGCGAGCGACATCGGACGATGGAAGGCGGAACTAGCAGCCGAAAGGCTAAAAGCCCTCAACCCGTTCGTATCCGTTGTGCCCCACCCCTACAGGCTGACAGCTGATAATATTCTCGGGCTGGTTGACGAACATGACGTAGTGCTGGATTGCACGGACAACTTCGACACCAAGTTCCTCTTGAACGACGCTTGCGTAACCCTGAGTAAGCCGCTCGTTCAGGCTAGCATCTATCA is a window of Fimbriimonadia bacterium DNA encoding:
- a CDS encoding ThiF family adenylyltransferase — protein: MFRITADVIREESPLDPAAGAYVVFEGRVRDTNQGRRVLAVEYEAHEDLAFTTGESVLAEARKRYGLQDARCVHRIGRLNVGDTAVWVCAVAGHRSEAFAACRYIIDEVKRRVPVWKKEHYEEGGAEWLRGEPLGAESLTEEAYYSRQTLLPELASGGQERLRSARVLVVGAGGLGCAALPYLVAAGVGQVSVCDSDVLDVSNLHRQVLYSASDIGRWKAELAAERLKALNPFVSVVPHPYRLTADNILGLVDEHDVVLDCTDNFDTKFLLNDACVTLSKPLVQASIYQMEGQVQVIAPGGACLRCQWPETPPTGCVGSCAEVGVLGVLPGFFGVLQASEAIKLIVSIGECLTSTLLLVDLRTYQAARLERPRNPSCPLCGSGTTPNHRPSPATTHPSPLPTSYPSPLEVMRGERCGDPSPTWLVRGDCPELGSMTVIDLREPDEEREPVPLVDTNTTNIPMSRFSRELPQLDPAKRYVLVCAHGNRALRLARHLHSRGFTNFLALDPKAYEEKCSEP
- a CDS encoding molybdopterin molybdotransferase MoeA; protein product: MISYDEALSLLAEHVRPLGAERVSLGQLLGRVIAEPVTARCDMPRFDNSAVDGYAVSGSDLPALQRGEVTLELAGTVRAGEGPRTLRPGETVQVFTGAPLPEGTAAVVMQEDVERSGDGVRLSGPVRDGQHVRRRGEEFREGDIVVPSGCRATPAVVGAVASAGWGSLVVYRLPRVGVLVTGNELVPPGETLRDSAIYDSNTPLLLALLRSVGIEEVMAARCGDDPSATRAALEKLLTECNVVITSGGVSVGAHDVVRPALRSLGVDEVFWRVAIKPGKPVFFGVTSGEDPKYVFGLPGNPLSVAVTFLTLALPALRRLEGITVRDPFTWRAQLAAPARKKVGRVEFVPCVIRGDRSLTAEPIAERGSHMLGGFSRANGMFRFPLECELLHEGEDVAVCTLPWGVLE
- the moaA gene encoding GTP 3',8-cyclase MoaA, whose translation is MSGGEGQPSGETNVALRSPLFDRFGRVHSYLRISVTDRCNFRCVYCMPAEGIEWRPREDILTFEEIVRVTRVFVRLGVDKVRLTGGEPTLRRGIEHLISALAALPGVRTLAMTTNGFRLREHAHTYREAGLTGINVSLDSLRRERFLQITRRDALDNVLAGLDAALAAGYEKVKLNTVVMAGVNEDELLDFVELARDRPLHVRFIEFMPFHNNGWSEGGVFPLARMREIIGSRYSPEPMHVEPNAVAREWRIPGFQGTIGFIASMTESFCSGCNRIRLTADGQVKSCLFSPAESNLRDVLRSGASDDELEERIRTALWLKPKEHPPMEVLSALENRSMIEIGG
- a CDS encoding MoaD/ThiS family protein; the protein is MTKHVRVRYFAVLREERGRDVDELDTSVHTSGELYDALEAKYGFSLPRHLVGVAVNGRLVTRETVLNDGDEVVFLPPVAGG